The bacterium genome includes the window GCGCGAGAATTCCTTCTCGCTGGTCGGGCCGCTCTCCGAAGAGGCCCTGCGTAGCCTCACCGCCGACAAGCTCTTTCTCGGCGTCGATGGCATCCATTGCGAATACGGCTTGACTACTCCCAATCTCCAGGAGGCGACGATCAACCGGATGATGCTGCACAGCGCCACTGACGTCTATGTCGTCGCCGACTCGAGCAAGATCGGCCGCCGTAGTCTCGGGGTCATCGCTGAGGTCCGCGCCGCCCATCATCTCATCACCGATGGCCAAATCAAGGCATCCGACCGGCAGAGCCTGCAGGAACGCGGAATTGAGGTCATCATCGTCTGAAATTCAAAACCAACCAACAGGATTTGTACATGCAGCTTTTCACCCCGCTCCGATCGTACAGCCTTAAGAAGCGCCTGCAAACCGTCCTTGCTCTGGCCTTTCTTCTCGCGATCCCGCCGGCCGCTCTTGCCTCCTCGCGGCTCCCCATCGATGACCGCTCCGATTACCTCTGCTACTACGGCGGATGGGATAACGACAGACTCTTCCGCGCCAAGGATTTTGACCTCGTCATCCTCGAACCCTCCAATATTTCCGCCTCCCAGGTCGCTGAACTCAAGAAAGGCCACGACGGCCTTGCCGGCACCGCCGATGATGTCATCGTCATCGGCTACGTTTCGATCGGTGAGGATCATCAGGGGAGCCGGACCGGCGACGGCCGCGGTCCCTGCTACTGGGATTGGGGCACCAGTTCGATCGTCTACACCAACGCCGGCTATGCCTCCTGGTACCTAGATGATGCCGATCACGACAAAAAGCCGGACATGAACGGAAACTGGGGAAGCTATTACGTCAACGCCGGAGACTCCTCCTGGCGCAGTTTTCTCAAGACCAGCCCGACCGGCACCGACAATATCCTCAACACCAAGCATTGCGACGGGCTCTTTCTCGATACCATCGATACCGCCTCTCCCTGGTCGCCCTGGCCCTATCGCTGGATGGTGGTGGCCATGTCCGATCTGGTCGGCTGGCTGCACGCAGTCTATCCGGACAAATACCTGGTGGCCAACCGCGGGCTCTTTTATTTCGATCCCGATCTCGCCACCGCCTATGCCCATTCGATCCGCCCCTTCATTGACGGCGTGATGTTTGAATCGTATTTCAAGGAGGGCGAGCGGGCCGTCTGGGCGGCCAAAATCAACACCGAGGCCGCCAAACCCGATGGCTTTGCGGTGATCGCCCTTGATTACTACTCCGCCAGCCAGACCGCCGCCATCAACAAACAGGTCGTCGAGGTCCTGGGACTGGGCTGGAGCGATTTTATATCCTCCTCCTCTCTCAACGAGATCCGCTACGAGGTCTTTCACCGCCATCCCGTCGATGTCAATCCCCCGACTTGGAATTCAGCCATCGGACTGACGGAAGCGGTAGCCTCCGACGGTGCGGTCAGGCTCCGCTGGCGTCAGGTCACGGATCAATCGGCGCCCCTTTCCTTCACCGTCTATTACAGTGACGCGCCGCTCTTCAGCATCGCCACGGCAACTCGCCTGGATCAGGTGCCGGCAACCTGGCAAAGCGCAAGCCAAACCTGGGAGTACCAGGTCACCGGCCTGGCCAACTTTACGACCTATACCTTCCTGGTGCGCGCCCGCGATGCCCTTGGCAATGAAGATAAAAACCTGCGCACGCTCAAGGCCACCCCGCCGGCGGGCTCGAAAACCCTGATCACCATCGACGGCCTTTTCACCGACTGGAGCGGCATAACTGCACTCGACACCCCGCCTAATCCCGTTGAAGCAGCCGGTGATGGCCTCGATGCCGCCGCCGACCTCGTGGATCTCTACGCCGCTCACGACGCGACCAATCTCTATTTGCAGTTCACCACACTCGCCGCATTCGGCAGTGGCTATTTCTACCATGTCTTCTTCGACATCGACAACAATCCGGATACCGGGTATCGTTATGCCGACAGCGCCGCCGCCGGCGCCGAATTCATGATGGAGAACCTCGCCCTCTGGCAATATACCGGCACCGGCGGCACCGACTGGAGCTGGACGCAAGTGAGCGGCCTGTCACGCGCCACTTCCGGCGCCCAGACCGAGTTGAGCCTCCCGCTCACCATGATGCCGCTGGCGGTGCAACAGCAAAAACTGACCCTGTTGCTGCAAACCAACCGCGCGGTCACACCCTTCACCTTTGTCGATGCCGCGCCCGACCGCTTCGGCAGTGAGCATCTGGTCTACACCTTTAACAGCGGCACCACCGTGCCCGGAAGACCTTCGGAGCGCCAACCCGCGGGATTCACCCTCGGCCAGAACTATCCCAATCCCTTCAACGACGCAACCTGCATTCCTTTTACACTCGACAGGGCCGGCGAGGTGACGCTCCGGCTCTACAATGTGCGCGGCGAAAGCGCCGCCTTATACCATCTTGGCATGATGAGCGCCGGCTCCCATGACTATACCCTCTCGGCGCATAAGTTAACCAGCGGTATCTATTATTACGAACTTTTAACAGGAGGGAAACGGCAGACAGGCAAAATGGTATTGATCCGGTAGGCTGCAGGACGTATTGCGCGGCTTGCCCAGACAGCAGGAGATTATTGTTGCTTTAATGGAGAGGCATCACCCTAATCTTCACTTGTGAGGGAAACATGAAAAAAACACTGCTCTTTTGTTTGACCTTGCTCAGCATGCTGCTTTTACAGCAGCCTGCTACAGCGCAGATCACCATCGACGGCCTCTTCTTCGACTGGGATAATGCCACACAGCTGGACGTCGCCCCCCAGGCGCAGGAGTTGACCTTTGACATGGGCGATCCCGATTGTCCCAATCCCGCCGTGCCGAGCTATTTCGCCGATCTCGACATCGACGATGTGTTCGCCACCGATGATGCGGATTTCGTCTATTTCCGGATCAAGATGAATCCGGTGGCCAATCTCACCAATGTACCCAACGACACCTCCTATCACGGCGGTGCGGCGCTGGCCGTCTACATCTCCGTTGATCCCGGCTGGTCGGATATCACCGGCTTGACCTGGGGCTGGTGGGGCAGCGGCTATGACTATTTTGTCCAGGTCTACCCGGCGGACAGTGTGGTCGTCAATTCAACCCATTATGATCAGTATCTCTGGGAACACAAGCAAGCCGGAAACGGCTGGGATTTCGTTCCCGCCGATTCCACTATCGGCTGCAAGGTGGCCTGGAACGCCACCAATAACGAGGTGGAGTTCTCGGTGCCCAAACAGCAGTTGTTCAGCCCCCACTTCCTCGCCGATTTCGTCCGTCCGGATACGATCGCGGTGATGGTCTACGCCGGCGAGAACCTTGCGCCCTGGCGCGCGGATTACGCCAGCAATCCCGGTGTGGCCGGCTTCAAGGTGGCCATGAAAAAGCCCGGCCCCATCGCCATCGACGGCCTCTTTTTTGACTGGACCGCCGAGATGCAACTCGACACCCCGGCCACCCAGGAAGAGAAAACCTTCGATGCCGGCGACCCGGACTGTCCCAATCCCGCCGTCCCCAGCTACTTTGCTGATCTCGACATCGACGATGTTTACGCCACCGACGATGCCGATTTTGTCTATCTCCGGATCAAGATGAATTCGATCGCCAACCTGACCAATGTGCCCAACGATACCTCCTATCATGGCGGCGCCGCCATCGCAGCCTATATCTCAGTGGATCCGGGTGCGGCTGATACCACTGGTTTGACCTGGGGCTGGTGGGGGAGCGGCTACGACTTTTTCGTCCAGGCCTATCCTCCCGACTCCGTTTACGCCTCGGTCGGCGGCTATCCCCAGGCCGTCTGGGAGCACAAACAGGCGGGTAACGGCTGGGATTTCGAGGTCGTCGATTCCCTACGCGGCGCCTGGGTGGCCTGGAATGCCCTCAGCAACGATGTCGAGATGGCCATCCCAAAGGCCCAGCTGCTCAATCCCCGTTATCTGCAGAATTTCCAGCAGCCGGACAAGATCGCCATCATGATCTATGCCGGCGAAAACCTTGCACCCTGGCGCGCGGATTATGCCTCGATGCCCGGCGTGGCCGGTTTTGTCCTTAATCTCAGCGGTTCGACTGGCGTCGCCACCCGGCCGGCGGTCGGCGTTCCCGCCAGCCTAACGTTGCATCAGAATTATCCCAATCCCTTCAATCCCGAGACCCGGATCCGTTTCGCCTTGCCGGCACAGGGCATTGTCCGGATTCGCGTCTTCGATGTGCTCGGCAAGCAGGTTGCCTCTTTGGCTGACGGCCTCTTCACCGCCGGCGAGCACCTCGTGACTTTCAACGGCAAGGATCTCCCCAGCGGCATTTACTTCTGCACTCTGGAAAGTGCCGGCGCGCGTGAAATCCGCAAGATGATGTTGATCAAATAAAGTGAGCAGTTTCATGGACTGGCAGGGAGGGTCATCCCTGCCAGTCGCATGTACCTTTTCGCCAGGGGTGGCTCGGCGTGAACGGACATCAAGGACTATCAACAGAGGAGAATCGATGATGAGAAAGACCTTCTGCTTCCTGCTTTATTTCCTGTTCATCCTTGCCGTAACCTCGTTTGCGCAGACGGTACATCAAGTCGAAGCGGGGCCGGGCGCCATCTCGGCAGCCTATCAGGCCGCTGCCGCCGGTGATATCCTAGAGCTGGTCACTTCCGGAGGAACCTATTCCGAGAGTGCGCCTCTGGAAATCACCGCCGGCAAGGCGATTACCATCCGCGCGGCCGCCGGGATCGTCTCACCGGTTTGGCGGTGCGACGCCTCGCCTTTCATGACCGTTGCCGGCACGCTGATCATGGAGGGGCTCACCCTCGACGGGCAGGAAGCCGGGAAAAGGGCGATTAACACCTCCGGAAGCGCCGGCTATTCCATCAAAATTGTCAACAGCACCCTGCAGGGATTCGAATATATGATTTACGGAAGCTCCTCTTCCGCCTTTGATTCCCTGGTCATCGTCAACTCGCTCTTCAAAAAGGCCGCCAACCGGGCCCTCTATTTTCCGGCCGGCACCATTGATCCCGGTGTCGTCAAGCGGCTCTCCATCCGCAACTCCACCTTCATGGACATGAAAAAAACCGAACCTTCGATCTATTTCTACAGCAAGTCCTCACCCTCGGTGAGCCCGCGCCTGGAGCTGGACCATGTAACCTTTTACAATTGCCAGCGCATCCGCACCAACAGCGGCGTCACCGACGTCAGCATTCGCAACACCCTCTTCGTCACAGATGGCACGATCAGTGGCGGGCAGTCCTTCAACCTCTACGGTGGCACCGTTGAAAACACCCTGGTGTTCAATGCCCCGGTCTCCGGGACCGGCGCCACCTACACCGGGTTCCTCGATAATGTAGATCCCCTCTTCACCGCCGCCGCAGCTGGTGACCTCACCCTGTTGGAAGGCACGCCGGCCTTTCATGCCGGCACCGACGGCAAGACCCTTGGCGATTCGCGCTGGTGGCCCAGGCTCTCCGGCCGCATCTATATCGCTGCGGGCAGAGACCAGATCTCCGCGGCTGTAGCCGCGGCCAACCCGGGCGACATCATCGAGTTAACCAGCGACGGCGGGCTCTACGTCGAGTCAACGACGGTGGTCATCGACAAACCGCTCACCATTCAACCCTCCGAAACCAGCATCCATGCCCCGGTCTGGACCTCCGATGACGGCGGCTACCTGATCCGCACCCAGGCGGGGCTCACCCTTACCGGCGTCAACCTCAACGGCGGCAAGGGCGCGCTCCTGGCGGCCGGCGGCATTGCCACGGATTCGAGCGGCTACAATCTGATCCTGACCGACTGTGAACTGTCCAACTTTGGCGGCGAGAGCAGCACGACCGGCCATGCCATCTATGACGGCCTCTATCAGGGCGAAGTGGACTCGCTGGTCATCTCGGGCTGCTATTTTACCCGGATTGCCCGCGAGGGCATCTATCTAGGCGGACGCACCGCACCCCAAATCGGCACCGTGAAATACTTCCACCTGGTCAACTCGACCATGGCCAAGATCGGCGATGATGCGGTCTACATCCGCGATCATGACGCCAATCTGGCTACCCCCGGTCCGGTTTACCTCATCGATCACTGCACCTTTTATGACGCCTTCGATACCTACGGCCTCCTGGCCCATTATATCGACAAGGCCCTGATCAAGAACACCATCGCCGCCGCCTCGACAGTCAAAGGCACCGCCTTTTATCTCTATGGCGACCATTCGCTGGTAAAAAATTCCCTCTATTTCAATCTGAAAATCAACCTCCATACCGGCAAGAGCGAGAATCTGCTCAGCGTCGATCCCCTCTTCATCGATCCGGAATCGGGCAATTTCATGCTCTACAGCAACTCTCCGGCGGTCGGTTTCGGCGATGACGGCTCGACCATAGGCGACCCGCGTTGGGGCGTTTCCACCCAGAAATCCAATGAACTGCAGCTGGTCAAGGGTCCCGCCAGCATGTCCCCGACCACCTCCTCGGTGCGCATCGTCTGGGAAACCCTGGAGAATGATCCACCCTCTTCGATCGTTGAATATGGCCTCACGCCGGAGCTGGGTACGACCGTGACTGGTCCGGAGGGCTGGCTCATCGCCGGCGAAGGCATCATGCATGAGGTCACCCTCACCGGTCTGCAGCCCTTCACCACCTACTACTATCGCGTCGGTAATGGCACCGACATCAGCGTCGATATCAACCAGGCTAAAACCGCGCCGGAGCGCGGCACACCCTTCCGCCTCATGACCATGAGCGATATCCACGAAAACCATTACAACCTCTGGCAGGGGATCGCCAAACGGGCGCCGCAGGATTCGATCGACCTGACGGTCTTCATCGGCGATTTTGTCAATGACGGCAGCGTGCGCGACGAGTGGAACGGCGGCTTTTTCACCCCGGGCAAACCCTTGCTCGACCATATCACCGTGATCAGCTCCGTCGGCAACCATGAAACCGCCTTCGGTCCGTCGACCTATTACGATTATTTCTCGCTGCCGACTCATCCCGAAAACGGCGAGACCCCTGAAGCCTACTACAGCATGGAATACGGCGACGTCAAGATCATTGCCATCAACAGCAACGGCGATGACTACAGCCCCTCCTATCTTGCCGGATCGCTGCAGCTCGCCTGGCTCGAAGAGGAGATCAAAAACGCCGATACCAAATGGATCTTTATCTTCTCCCACACCAATGTCCTCTCCACCGCCTACCATGGCCAGTGGTCGGCCACCGAAAAAGAGAACCTGCTGCCGTTGTATGAAAAGTATGCCGCGCAGGGCAAGCGCATCATCGCCTTTGCAGGCGACGACCACAGTTTTGAGCATCTCTATAAGGCCGGCGTCAATTACGTCCGTCCCGGCTGTGCCAACCTCAGCCTCTATGACACCGACCTCAATCTGGTTGACAAACCCTACAGCATGTTCTACTCCAAACAGCCGGGTTTTTCGACCGTCGATGTCAGCAATAACGGCGACCTGATCACCCTCTCGGCCCGGGACACCACCGGTGCGATCTTTTACTCCGCGACCTTTACCACCAGCAGCACACCGCCGCCGACCATCTATATCTCTGAACCCGACGGCATCGAGGACAGCAGCAGCGACCTCTATCGTCTCCGCTGGGTGGATTCGGATCCGGATGACGACGCCAAAATCAACCTCTATTATACCGCGGACGTCAACAGCCCCGGCGAACTGATCGCTGAAAACATTAGCGAAGATGACTCGCTGAATTATTTCGATTGGGACGTCTCCCATGTCACACCTGGATCCTACTATGTTTATGCGGTGATCCGGGATACCCAGAATCCACCCGTCAAACGCTTCTCGCGCGGCAAGATCAGCGTCGTCGCCGATGTCGTCGCACCACCGGCCGTCACTTCGCTGACCGGTACCCTGCTCAACCGGTACAAGCTGCAGCTTGGCTGGCAGAATCCGATCGATCCCTTGCATGTTGAGGTGCCATTGGCGACCTTTGAAACCGGCATCGAGGGTTTTGTTGGCGAGAATGACGGTACGGCCACAGGATCACTTGAGATCGTGCCCGGCGCCGAGGGCCATGGCAATGCCCTGCGCATCAATTACGCCATCACCGTCGCCTGGGATCAATATGCGGGGGTCCTCTCGCTGCCCGGGTTCCCCAACATCAGTTCCACGCCGTATCTCGATTTCTGGTACCGCGGCGACGGTTCGAACCGGGCCCTGCGCCTCATCGCCGAGCAGGACAACGACCGCAATGGCAAAAATGATGACTGGTGGTATTCCGAGTCCGTGAATTTAACCTCCAAAGAGTGGAAACACGCGGTCCTCGATCTGCGGCTCTTCTCGGCGCTGACCTGGCACGCCAATATGGACCGCTCCTTCGATCTCGAAAACATGGCCCGGCTCGACTTTATCATCCCCTCCTCCAACGCCGGCAGCGGCTTTGCCGAGATCGACGATATCAAACTCACCGGCGAAATTTCGCCGGCGCCCGATTTCCAGGGCGTCATCGTGCTACGCCGGACCGACCGCTTCCCGGCGAATATCAACGACGGCGATGTCATCTATCAGGGCCCGGCCGAGAGCTGTGTCGATTCCACCGCGATGCTCTACCAGAAAAACTACTACGCCGTGTTCGCCTACGATGAGGTGCCCAACTACTCACCGCTCGGCGCTACCTCCATCTGGCTCTACACCCTGCCTACGAGTGTCGAGGCGGAGCAGGCGAACGCTCTGCCGGTGCAATTTGAACTGAAGCAAAACTATCCCAATCCCTTCAATCCCCAAACCACCATCACCTATGCTCTCCCGAAGGAGAGCCAGGTCCGGATCGTCGTCTACAATGCCCTCGGACAGGAGATGGCGGTGCTGGTGGATCAAAAAATGCGGGCGGGGTATCATACGATCGACCTGAACGGCGCCCAGTGGTCCGGCGGCGTCTATTTCTACAAAATCCAGGCCGATCACTTTTCTTCGCTGCGCAAAATGGTTCTGCTCAAGTAAGAGCGTATCCGCAGCCCTCCCAGCAGAAACAGCCTGGCTGGGAGAACCCGCTGCACCCATCATTAACCTGCAGGCTGAAACCCATATGTGAGGTTAACCATGACCAGATTACATCTCTACTTGCTGGGATTTCTGCTTCTACTTTGTTCCTCCCTTTTCGCCCAGACCCTGCATCAGGTGCCGGCCGGGTCGGATGCCATCTCCACCGCCTACGAATCGGCAGCGGCTGGTGACATTATCGAGCTGACCACCGATGGCGGCGAGTACATTGAGGGGAACGATCTCGTCATCACTAAAGGCAAACCCATTACGATCCGCGCCGCAGCCGGCCTGAAAACAAAACCTCACTGGTACGCTTCCGGCGGATGGGCCCTGATTCAGACAGCGGATGATCTCACTCTCGAAGGTATACTCATTGATGGAACCGTTGCTGGTGGCGCCCGTGAGGTCGGTATCCGCGGTGCCGAACCCGAATGGTATACCCTGAAGCTGGATTATAATCTCAAGATCCGCAACTGCGATTTCGTCAATTTTGACTATGCCGTTTATGGCGAGGATTCCAATCAGCTGGATACGCTGCTGGTCGACGGCTGTACCTTCTCGCACATCACCAAACAGGCTCTTCAGTTCAGCGGCGGTGCCATTGCTCCGGGCCAGGTCCGGCATTTCTTCTGCACCAACTCGACCTTCTGGAACATCGGCGGGTATGCCCTCTATTTTCAGTCGACGGCCATCGATGCCAGTCCGCAGGCCGAATTTGTCGTCGATCACGTGACCATTCATGACGCAGCCAACGGCAATATCTACCCCCGTGATATAGACGGCGCGGTCATCAAAAATTCAATTA containing:
- a CDS encoding T9SS type A sorting domain-containing protein translates to MQLFTPLRSYSLKKRLQTVLALAFLLAIPPAALASSRLPIDDRSDYLCYYGGWDNDRLFRAKDFDLVILEPSNISASQVAELKKGHDGLAGTADDVIVIGYVSIGEDHQGSRTGDGRGPCYWDWGTSSIVYTNAGYASWYLDDADHDKKPDMNGNWGSYYVNAGDSSWRSFLKTSPTGTDNILNTKHCDGLFLDTIDTASPWSPWPYRWMVVAMSDLVGWLHAVYPDKYLVANRGLFYFDPDLATAYAHSIRPFIDGVMFESYFKEGERAVWAAKINTEAAKPDGFAVIALDYYSASQTAAINKQVVEVLGLGWSDFISSSSLNEIRYEVFHRHPVDVNPPTWNSAIGLTEAVASDGAVRLRWRQVTDQSAPLSFTVYYSDAPLFSIATATRLDQVPATWQSASQTWEYQVTGLANFTTYTFLVRARDALGNEDKNLRTLKATPPAGSKTLITIDGLFTDWSGITALDTPPNPVEAAGDGLDAAADLVDLYAAHDATNLYLQFTTLAAFGSGYFYHVFFDIDNNPDTGYRYADSAAAGAEFMMENLALWQYTGTGGTDWSWTQVSGLSRATSGAQTELSLPLTMMPLAVQQQKLTLLLQTNRAVTPFTFVDAAPDRFGSEHLVYTFNSGTTVPGRPSERQPAGFTLGQNYPNPFNDATCIPFTLDRAGEVTLRLYNVRGESAALYHLGMMSAGSHDYTLSAHKLTSGIYYYELLTGGKRQTGKMVLIR
- a CDS encoding T9SS type A sorting domain-containing protein, giving the protein MKKTLLFCLTLLSMLLLQQPATAQITIDGLFFDWDNATQLDVAPQAQELTFDMGDPDCPNPAVPSYFADLDIDDVFATDDADFVYFRIKMNPVANLTNVPNDTSYHGGAALAVYISVDPGWSDITGLTWGWWGSGYDYFVQVYPADSVVVNSTHYDQYLWEHKQAGNGWDFVPADSTIGCKVAWNATNNEVEFSVPKQQLFSPHFLADFVRPDTIAVMVYAGENLAPWRADYASNPGVAGFKVAMKKPGPIAIDGLFFDWTAEMQLDTPATQEEKTFDAGDPDCPNPAVPSYFADLDIDDVYATDDADFVYLRIKMNSIANLTNVPNDTSYHGGAAIAAYISVDPGAADTTGLTWGWWGSGYDFFVQAYPPDSVYASVGGYPQAVWEHKQAGNGWDFEVVDSLRGAWVAWNALSNDVEMAIPKAQLLNPRYLQNFQQPDKIAIMIYAGENLAPWRADYASMPGVAGFVLNLSGSTGVATRPAVGVPASLTLHQNYPNPFNPETRIRFALPAQGIVRIRVFDVLGKQVASLADGLFTAGEHLVTFNGKDLPSGIYFCTLESAGAREIRKMMLIK
- a CDS encoding metallophosphoesterase, giving the protein MRKTFCFLLYFLFILAVTSFAQTVHQVEAGPGAISAAYQAAAAGDILELVTSGGTYSESAPLEITAGKAITIRAAAGIVSPVWRCDASPFMTVAGTLIMEGLTLDGQEAGKRAINTSGSAGYSIKIVNSTLQGFEYMIYGSSSSAFDSLVIVNSLFKKAANRALYFPAGTIDPGVVKRLSIRNSTFMDMKKTEPSIYFYSKSSPSVSPRLELDHVTFYNCQRIRTNSGVTDVSIRNTLFVTDGTISGGQSFNLYGGTVENTLVFNAPVSGTGATYTGFLDNVDPLFTAAAAGDLTLLEGTPAFHAGTDGKTLGDSRWWPRLSGRIYIAAGRDQISAAVAAANPGDIIELTSDGGLYVESTTVVIDKPLTIQPSETSIHAPVWTSDDGGYLIRTQAGLTLTGVNLNGGKGALLAAGGIATDSSGYNLILTDCELSNFGGESSTTGHAIYDGLYQGEVDSLVISGCYFTRIAREGIYLGGRTAPQIGTVKYFHLVNSTMAKIGDDAVYIRDHDANLATPGPVYLIDHCTFYDAFDTYGLLAHYIDKALIKNTIAAASTVKGTAFYLYGDHSLVKNSLYFNLKINLHTGKSENLLSVDPLFIDPESGNFMLYSNSPAVGFGDDGSTIGDPRWGVSTQKSNELQLVKGPASMSPTTSSVRIVWETLENDPPSSIVEYGLTPELGTTVTGPEGWLIAGEGIMHEVTLTGLQPFTTYYYRVGNGTDISVDINQAKTAPERGTPFRLMTMSDIHENHYNLWQGIAKRAPQDSIDLTVFIGDFVNDGSVRDEWNGGFFTPGKPLLDHITVISSVGNHETAFGPSTYYDYFSLPTHPENGETPEAYYSMEYGDVKIIAINSNGDDYSPSYLAGSLQLAWLEEEIKNADTKWIFIFSHTNVLSTAYHGQWSATEKENLLPLYEKYAAQGKRIIAFAGDDHSFEHLYKAGVNYVRPGCANLSLYDTDLNLVDKPYSMFYSKQPGFSTVDVSNNGDLITLSARDTTGAIFYSATFTTSSTPPPTIYISEPDGIEDSSSDLYRLRWVDSDPDDDAKINLYYTADVNSPGELIAENISEDDSLNYFDWDVSHVTPGSYYVYAVIRDTQNPPVKRFSRGKISVVADVVAPPAVTSLTGTLLNRYKLQLGWQNPIDPLHVEVPLATFETGIEGFVGENDGTATGSLEIVPGAEGHGNALRINYAITVAWDQYAGVLSLPGFPNISSTPYLDFWYRGDGSNRALRLIAEQDNDRNGKNDDWWYSESVNLTSKEWKHAVLDLRLFSALTWHANMDRSFDLENMARLDFIIPSSNAGSGFAEIDDIKLTGEISPAPDFQGVIVLRRTDRFPANINDGDVIYQGPAESCVDSTAMLYQKNYYAVFAYDEVPNYSPLGATSIWLYTLPTSVEAEQANALPVQFELKQNYPNPFNPQTTITYALPKESQVRIVVYNALGQEMAVLVDQKMRAGYHTIDLNGAQWSGGVYFYKIQADHFSSLRKMVLLK